The Lutra lutra chromosome 7, mLutLut1.2, whole genome shotgun sequence genome segment TGGTTCTAGTTTTGAATTGCCCCCTGAGAGAtatcatgtgtgtgtatacacacacacacacacacacacacacacacacacacatacatacatatatatctatatatatagtttctatGTACTATCTCAGGTTATTCTCTGATGTATCTTTAAGGTGAGAATTGTAATTTCATCCAAGAATGCCCTCTTCTCTAGGAAGTCTAGAGCACCCTAATACTCTGCAGTCTGGTGGGGGAGAAGAAAATGAGTAAACCCAGGCCATCAGATATATCAGGGGCACCCACAGGGGAAGGAACATCTTGATTCTGTATGGATGACACCTAGTCTGCATCTCCCATCCTGACCTCCATCATGAGCTCTAGACCCACCTTTCCAACTGGTCATGAACATCTCTGTGGGCAGGTCCCTGGCAACCAGCTTTACATGTCACAGACCACATTGGTTATTCACCTGTGAAGACTGCCCCTTTCCCTCAGGCCCCTGGCACACTGCTGGCATCATGCTCCCACTTACAACTTATGCCTCAgagtcatttcctttcttctccctcatccccGTCTGTGCCCAACCAATGACCATGCTCTGCTGGTTTCAGCTTTCAAGTCATTCTCAGACTCCCAGTCTCCATGCTTCCTCCATGTGCTCTGGTTTCAACCCTCTGTAGCAGTGGTGAGATGATCACCCCCATGCTGCCAGTCTCTCatttcaacacatatttactgagcacctgttaaATCCTGGCCTCTGTGCTTGGCCCTACAAAAGGTGTCTCTCTCAATCATTTGTGACAATAGGCTGCATTCTCTTTCCCAACATCAACACATCTTCAGAGGTATCTCatcacttagaaaataaaacccaagctCCTTAGACTCTTTCCAGCCATATCTGTGCATGTGCTTTAACACAGCTGAGCTCCCGTCCTGCTCCATCCTTAGTGGCTACAGGAGCAGGGAGGATACTTGAGATGGCTGCAGTAATATCGCACAGATTACTTAAGCAGTTGTCTAAACCCTGCTACAACCACTTAGGAAATGGAAACCAGAAAGTTACCAAGACCTTTTGGCCAAGATGGAATTATAGGAACTAGATTTAGACTCCCACTTGAAACAACTCCCCCCTTTCCCAgccaaaagaaaccaaaatagaCAGAATATGAAGACATATCAGGCAACTAGGGACACTGATTCTGAGATATGGTCAACAAATGAGGTGAGCCCTATGGCAGTCCCAACTTATAGCTTCAAAAGCCTCCAGGTCACAGCACAGGGACGGAGAGCTCAGGAGGATCCCTACAGACTTCCAGAGTTGGGAACACAGAGCTAAGAGTCCTAGGGAGACTAAAACCTGGAGACTAGAGTTCCTAGGACTGAGTAATAGAAGAGAGAGAACTCTGGGATCTTCAGAGGACCCCTCTGAAGTATTCAGCTAGATATTGATTAGCGCATGCATGGGAAGAAACTGTCTTAGAAAAGAACCATGGAAAAAGATTTAGAAACAGTGTGTGATGCAGGTCTGAGAGTAGCACACGTTCCCATATTGTTCAGAGTGCCCAGAATGCTCTTACTTCAGGAGTGGGGAATAATTAGCCATAGACTGAACCCTGCTCGGTTCTGCCTAACAAATCTTATAAACAAGACTCTTCTGTATCTTCACATTGTCATTGAATGATTTAACCTTGGGGATGTATTTAAACATGCTATGTTAACTTTGTCCCCTATAATATTATCATAATCATCTTCCTCTTGGCTATTATACAAGGAAACTTTGAGAACAAAGGAACAGGGAAAGGGCTTGCAGAGACTTTGTGATCACAATAATTTACAGGAGATTGGGGaaccttttaaaaagatggtatAGATTAGAATATATGGGTTCCTGTATCTATGAGTAAATAGATCCTGGGGATCTCCAAGACAAGAAAGTCATTTGGACACATACCTAATGTATTATGAAGCATTCAGTGAGGAAATACAGtgatatttcctatttcttcttgaggATTTGTCAACCCCTTGGTTAGATTATTAAAACTAGCCTATTTAATACCACTGTCTTTAGGTGAAAGATTCATTTTTCCTGATAGCTTTTTGAGTATGTacaatattttgtatatttttgcctgAATAAATTTGTATGACTAAGATTGAATTAGAGAACATATCATTACAGTCATAACTTCTTTTATTATGCTTCATTTTATTGCACTTctcagatactgtgttttttacaaattgaaggtttgtggcaaccctgcatcgAGCAAGTCTATTGGCAtcattttcccagcagcattcactcatttcatgtctctgtcacattttggcaATTCTCACAATACTTtaaactttcattattattatatttgttatggtgaccTATGAGCAGTGATCTCTGATGTTACTATTATGATAGTTTCTGGGCATCACAAACCATGCCTGTACATAAATGGTGAACTTAGTtgataagtatatatgtattctgactgctccactgaccAGCCATTCCCCAGCTCATTTTgactagaaatgattaagcttagtgaaaAGCTCATGTTGAAAGTTGAGATAGGCCAGAAACTAGGCCTCTTGCACCAGTTATCCAGTTTGTGAATACAAAGGAGAAGttcctgaaggaaattaaaagtgctactccagtgaacacatgaatgatcaGAAAGCAAAACttccttattgctgatatggcaAATGTTCCAGAGGTCTGGATAGAGCagaccagccacaacattccttTAAGCaaaaagcctaatccagagccaGGCCCTAAATCTTTTCAGTTCTGCAAAGGttaagagagatgaggaagctgcagaaggaaagtTTGAAGCTAACAGCAGTTGCTTCATGAGGTTTAAGAAAAGAGGCTATCTCCATAACATCAAAGTACAAGGTGAAGCAGCaggtgctgatggagaagctACAGCCAGtcatccagaagatctagctcagATAATTAATGTGGTGACGCTCAACAGTAGACTTTCAATATAGGCAAAACAGCCTCCTACTGGAAGGAGATGCCATCTGGGACTTCTATAGCTAGAGAAAAAAAGTTGTTGCCTGGCTTCAAAGATTCAGAAGACAGACTGACTCTGATACAGATGTACaatgaaattaatgttttcttgactgttaacacaacatccattctgcagcctaCAGGCCAAGGAGTAATTTTGCCTTTCAagtcttgttttttaagaaattcttttcctgcaaatcaaaaccacagtgaggtaccaccccacacctgtcagaatggctaagatcagaaacacaagaaacaataaatgttggtgaggatgtggagaaaaaggaaccctcttgcacttttGGTAGGAATGGAaacaggtgcagccactctgggaaacagtatggaggttcctcataaagttaaaaatagaactaccctatgacccagtaatcacactactgggtatttaaccaaatcatacaaaaacactaattcaaagggatacacaaTTAATTAGTGTAgctctatgtttatagcaaccttatttacagtagccaaattatggaggcagcccaagtacccattgatagatgaatagataaagaatatatggtgCGTGTGTATAtaagcaatggaatattactcagccattaaaaaatgaaatcttaccatttggagtgacatggatggagctgaaGAGTGTAATGTTAAGCTaaagaatcagagaaaggcaaataccatatgatttcattcatatgtggtatttaagaaacaaagcaaatgaccaaagaaaaaagagagacaaaccaagaaacagactcttaattctagagaacaaactgatggttaccataggagaggtgggtgggaggatgggtgaaagaggtgatggggattaaggtgGACACTTGtcatgataagcactgggtgatgtatcgaatttttaatcactatattgtacatctgaaactaatatcactgtatgttaacaatactagaattacaataaaaaataaagtatctttcagaacaataaaaaaagaaatttcataagCTTCTATATAGCAGCTATAGACtatgattcctctgatggatctgcgCAAAGTCAACTGAAAACCTTCTGTAAAGAATTCACCATTCTAGGTCTCTTGCTGCAGCAACGCGAGTGGGAGTACCAGGCGCTGGGCTCGGAGCGGAACTCCACGGATCGCTTTAAGAAAATGGCAGACAAGCCGGACATGGGGGAAATCGCCAGCTTCGATAAGGCCAAGCTGAAGAAAACGGAGACGCAGGAGAAGAACACCCTGCCGACCAAAGAGACCATTGAGCAGGAGAAGCGGAGTGAAATTTCCTAAGAACCCGGAGGATTCCCCGTCCCGTCCCTGTCATCTTTGAGTCGTGATGTGGAGGAAGAAGAGCCACCTGCAAGATGGACACGAGCGACAAGCTGCACTGTGAACCCGGGCACTCCGTGCCGACGCCACCGGCCTGCGGGTCTCTGAGGGGACCCCCCCCCAATCGGAGTGCCAAATTCTCCGGTTTGCCCTGGGATATTATAGCAAATTATTTGTatgtttcatgaaaataaaacacaacctcgtggcaaaaaaaaaaaaaaaaaaaaaaaaaaaagaattcaccattCTAGATACCATTAAGAACATCCATAATTCACaagaagaggtcaaaatatcaataCGTACATCTGTTTGGAAGAAACTGATTTAGCCCTcctggatgactttgagggg includes the following:
- the LOC125104576 gene encoding thymosin beta-10; translation: MADKPDMGEIASFDKAKLKKTETQEKNTLPTKETIEQEKRSEIS